From a region of the Odontesthes bonariensis isolate fOdoBon6 chromosome 2, fOdoBon6.hap1, whole genome shotgun sequence genome:
- the LOC142392252 gene encoding vinculin-like isoform X2, translated as MPVFHTKTIESILEPVAQQISHLVIMHEEGEVDGKAIPDLTVPVAAVQAAVSNLVRVGKETVQTTEDQLMKRDMPPAFIKVENSCSKLIQAAQMLKADPYSVPARDYLIDGSRGILSGTSDLLLTFDEAEVRKIIRVCKGILEYLTVAEVVETMEDLITYTKNLGPGMTKMSKMIEERQQELTHQEHRQMLVNSMNTIKELLPVLISAIKIFVATKSSRGAGVEEAERNRRFTFEKMSAEINEIMRVLQLTTWDEDAWANKDMEALKRSLALIESKMAQAKNWLKDPHGQPGDPGEVALHVILDEAGKVGELCAGKERKDILATSKALGQMTDQVADLRARGQGPSPGCVQRAGQCSQGLDLLFGKVDSAARRLEALINAKQAIARRLDAAQAWLADPNGGPEGEENIRALLAEAKRIADLCEDPKERDDILRSISEIAGLTARLVELRKQGKGDSPEARALAKQIGAALLNLQSKTNRAVANMRPAKPAVTLEGKMEQALRWVNNPGVDDRGVGQAAIRGMVGEGRRLGGGLLGPYRQDMTGRCDRTEALMTSLAEMAGRGEAEAPHARATAAQLQDTLKDLRQHMQEVMTQEVSDVFSDTTTPIKLLAVAATAPPDAPNREEVFEERAGNFETHSGRLGATAEKAAAVGTANKSTVEGIHAAVKHSRELTPQVTSAACILLKNPGNKAAYEHFDTMKNQWIDNVERLTGLVDEAIDTKSLLDASEEAIKKDIDKCRVAMANVQPQMLVAGATSIARRANRVLLVAKREVENSEDPRFRDTVKHASDILSHTISPMVMDAKAVAGNIQDKALQKAYLDSCLRILAAVGKVREAFQPQEPEFPPPPPDLDQLHVSDEQAPPKPPLPEGEVPPPRPPPPEEKDEEFPEQKAGEVLSEPMMVAARQLHDEARKWSSKPEDEEAVEEREVDDEDEFTDGEDDYEPELLMMPSNQPVNQPILAAAQSLHQEARKWSSKGNDIIGAAKRMALLMAEMSRLVRGGSGNKRALIQCAKDIAKASDEVTRLAKEVAKQCTDRRIRTNLLQVCERIPTISTQLKILSTVKATMLGRTNISEEESEQATDMLVHNAQNLMQSVKETVREAEAASIKIRTDAGFTLRWVRKTPWYQ; from the exons GTGGGGAAAGAAACAGTTCAAACCACAGAGGACCAGCTGATGAAGAGAGACATGCCTCCTGCTTTTATTAA GGTGGAGAACTCATGCTCAAAGCTCATCCAGGCAGCTCAGATGCTTAAGGCAGATCCGTACTCTGTTCCTGCTCGGGATTACCTGATCGATGGATCCAGAGGGATACTGTCCGGAACGTCCGACCTGCTCCTTACCTTTGATGAAGCAGAG GTGCGTAAGATAATCCGTGTGTGTAAAGGCATCCTGGAGTATCTGACAGTAGCTGAAGTGGTGGAGACCATGGAGGACCTCATCACTTACACCAAAAACCTTGGACCAG GGATGACCAAAATGTCAAAGATGATTGAGGAGAGACAGCAGGAGCTGACGCACCAAGAACATAGACAGATGCTCGTCAACTCCATGAACACTATCAAAGAGCTGCTGCCTGTTCTTATCTCAG CTATAAAGATTTTTGTTGCTACCAAGAGCAGTCGAGGTGCCGGCgttgaggaggcagagaggaacaGAAGGTTTACCTTTGAAAAGATGAGCGCTGAAATCAACGAGATCATGAGAGTCTTACAACTCACCACGTGGGACGAAGACGCCTGGGCCAATAAG GATATGGAGGCTTTGAAGAGATCCCTGGCTTTGATTGAATCAAAGATGGCACAAGCTAAAAACTGGCTCAAAGACCCTCATGGACAGCCAG GAGACCCTGGTGAGGTGGCATTACATGTGATACTGGACGAAGCTGGTAAAGTGGGAGAGCTGTGCGCTGGGAAGGAGAGGAAAGACATACTGGCGACCTCTAAGGCTCTGGGACAAATGACTGACCAGGTCGCAGATCTACGAGCCAG AGGCCAGGGTCCATCCCCAGGGTGTGTGCAGCGTGCAGGCCAGTGCTCTCAGGGCCTAGATTTGTTATTTGGCAAAGTGGACAGTGCTGCGCGCAGATTGGAGGCTCTAATCAATGCCAAGCAGGCCATTGCCAGGAGGCTGGACGCTGCACAG GCATGGCTGGCTGATCCCAATGGTGGTCCTGAAGGGGAGGAGAACATCAGGGCGCTACTAGCAGAGGCCAAACGCATCGCCGATCTATGTGAAGACCCCAAAGAGAGAGATGACATCCTGCGCTCTATAAGTGAGATCGCAGGACTCACCGCCAGGCTCGTGGAGCTCCGTAAACA GGGTAAAGGTGACAGTCCAGAGGCCCGTGCACTGGCGAAGCAGATTGGAGCAGCACTGCTGAACCTGCAGTCCAAAACCAACCGGGCTGTAGCTAACATGAGGCCAGCCAAGCCTGCGGTCACCTTGGAAGGCAAGATGGAGCAGGCCCTCCGCTGGGTTAACAACCCTGGGGTAGATGACAGGGGAGTAG GTCAGGCAGCAATCAGAGGGATGGTTGGGGAAGGGAGGAGGCTGGGAGGAGGCCTATTAGGCCCATATCGACAGGACATGACTGGACGCTGCGACCGAACAGAAGCACTAATGACATCTTTGGCGGAAATGGCCGGCAGGGGTGAGGCTGAGGCTCCTCATGCACGAGCGACCGCTGCACAACTGCAGGACACCCTCAAG GACCTGAGACAGCATATGCAGGAGGTGATGACCCAggaggtgtcagatgttttcaGCGACACCACCACCCCAATCAAGCTGCTAGCTGTGGCTGCAACTGCTCCACCTGATGCCCCCAACAGAGAAGAG GTTTTTGAAGAACGTGCAGGGAATTTTGAGACCCATTCAGGTCGTTTGGGAGCAACCGCAGAGAAGGCAGCTGCCGTTGGAACAGCCAATAAAAGTACAGTAGAGGGCATACATGCTGCTGTAAAACATTCTCGGGAGCTCACACCACAG GTGACTTCTGCTGCTTGCATCTTGCTGAAGAATCCTGGCAACAAAGCAGCTTATGAGCACTTTGACACCATGAAAAACCAGTGGATTGACAATGTGGAGAGACTCACTG GTCTAGTTGATGAAGCCATAGACACCAAATCGCTGCtcgatgcttctgaggaggctATAAAGAAAGACATTGACAAGTGCCGTGTTGCTATGGCAAATGTTCAACCTCAAATGCTTGTTGCCGGGGCAACAAGCATAGCAAGACGAGCTAACCGGGTTCTATTGGTGGCTAAGAGAGAAGTTGAAAACTCTGAGGATCCACGCTTCAGAGACACTGTGAAACATGCCTCAGACATCCTCTCACACACCATCTCACCCATGGTGATGGATGCCAAGGCAGTGGCTGGGAATATACAAGATAAAG CTTTACAGAAAGCTTATTTGGACTCATGTTTGAGGATCCTGGCTGCAGTGGGAAAAGTTAGAGAAGCCTTCCAGCCTCAGGAGCCAGAATTCCCTCCTCCGCCTCCTGACCTCGACCAGCTCCAT GTTAGTGATGAGCAGGCTCCACCCAAGCCCCCCTTGCCAGAGGGCGAAGTGCCCCCACCTCGACCCCCTCCTCCAGAGGAAAAAGATGAGGAGTTCCCGGAGCAGAAGGCGGGCGAGGTGCTCAGTGAGCCTATGATGGTAGCAGCCAGGCAGCTGCATGACGAGGCACGCAAGTGGTCGAGCAAG CCTGAGGATGAGGAGGCAGTAGAGGAGAGGGAGGTAGATGATGAGGATGAGTTTACTGATGGTGAGGATGACTATGAGCCAGAACTGCTGATGATGCCGTCCAACCAGCCTGTCAATCAACCCATTCTGGCAGCTGCCCAGTCTCTGCACCAGGAGGCGCGCAAGTGGTCCAGCAAG GGTAACGACATCATAGGAGCAGCCAAGCGGATGGCTCTTCTGATGGCAGAAATGTCGCGGCTGGTGCGTGGAGGAAGCGGGAACAAACGAGCGCTGATTCAGTGTGCTAAGGACATCGCTAAGGCCTCAGACGAGGTGACGAGACTGGCCAAAGAAGTGGCCAAGCAGTGCACCGACAGGCGCATCAGAACTAACCTGCTGCAG GTCTGTGAACGAATCCCTACCATCAGCACTCAGTTGAAGATCCTCTCTACGGTCAAAGCCACCATGCTGGGACGAACGAACATTAGTGAAGAGGAGTCAGAACAG GCCACTGACATGTTGGTTCATAACGCTCAGAATTTGATGCAGTCAGTGAAGGAGACTGTCAGAGAAGCAGAAGCTGCCTCCATCAAGATCCGTACTGATGCAGGATTCACCCTCCGCTGGGTGAGGAAGACCCCCTGGTATCAATAA
- the LOC142392252 gene encoding vinculin-like isoform X4, with product MPVFHTKTIESILEPVAQQISHLVIMHEEGEVDGKAIPDLTVPVAAVQAAVSNLVRVGKETVQTTEDQLMKRDMPPAFIKVENSCSKLIQAAQMLKADPYSVPARDYLIDGSRGILSGTSDLLLTFDEAEVRKIIRVCKGILEYLTVAEVVETMEDLITYTKNLGPGMTKMSKMIEERQQELTHQEHRQMLVNSMNTIKELLPVLISAIKIFVATKSSRGAGVEEAERNRRFTFEKMSAEINEIMRVLQLTTWDEDAWANKDMEALKRSLALIESKMAQAKNWLKDPHGQPGDPGEVALHVILDEAGKVGELCAGKERKDILATSKALGQMTDQVADLRARGQGPSPGCVQRAGQCSQGLDLLFGKVDSAARRLEALINAKQAIARRLDAAQAWLADPNGGPEGEENIRALLAEAKRIADLCEDPKERDDILRSISEIAGLTARLVELRKQGKGDSPEARALAKQIGAALLNLQSKTNRAVANMRPAKPAVTLEGKMEQALRWVNNPGVDDRGVGQAAIRGMVGEGRRLGGGLLGPYRQDMTGRCDRTEALMTSLAEMAGRGEAEAPHARATAAQLQDTLKDLRQHMQEVMTQEVSDVFSDTTTPIKLLAVAATAPPDAPNREEVFEERAGNFETHSGRLGATAEKAAAVGTANKSTVEGIHAAVKHSRELTPQVTSAACILLKNPGNKAAYEHFDTMKNQWIDNVERLTGLVDEAIDTKSLLDASEEAIKKDIDKCRVAMANVQPQMLVAGATSIARRANRVLLVAKREVENSEDPRFRDTVKHASDILSHTISPMVMDAKAVAGNIQDKALQKAYLDSCLRILAAVGKVREAFQPQEPEFPPPPPDLDQLHVSDEQAPPKPPLPEGEVPPPRPPPPEEKDEEFPEQKAGEVLSEPMMVAARQLHDEARKWSSKGNDIIGAAKRMALLMAEMSRLVRGGSGNKRALIQCAKDIAKASDEVTRLAKEVAKQCTDRRIRTNLLQVCERIPTISTQLKILSTVKATMLGRTNISEEESEQATDMLVHNAQNLMQSVKETVREAEAASIKIRTDAGFTLRWVRKTPWYQ from the exons GTGGGGAAAGAAACAGTTCAAACCACAGAGGACCAGCTGATGAAGAGAGACATGCCTCCTGCTTTTATTAA GGTGGAGAACTCATGCTCAAAGCTCATCCAGGCAGCTCAGATGCTTAAGGCAGATCCGTACTCTGTTCCTGCTCGGGATTACCTGATCGATGGATCCAGAGGGATACTGTCCGGAACGTCCGACCTGCTCCTTACCTTTGATGAAGCAGAG GTGCGTAAGATAATCCGTGTGTGTAAAGGCATCCTGGAGTATCTGACAGTAGCTGAAGTGGTGGAGACCATGGAGGACCTCATCACTTACACCAAAAACCTTGGACCAG GGATGACCAAAATGTCAAAGATGATTGAGGAGAGACAGCAGGAGCTGACGCACCAAGAACATAGACAGATGCTCGTCAACTCCATGAACACTATCAAAGAGCTGCTGCCTGTTCTTATCTCAG CTATAAAGATTTTTGTTGCTACCAAGAGCAGTCGAGGTGCCGGCgttgaggaggcagagaggaacaGAAGGTTTACCTTTGAAAAGATGAGCGCTGAAATCAACGAGATCATGAGAGTCTTACAACTCACCACGTGGGACGAAGACGCCTGGGCCAATAAG GATATGGAGGCTTTGAAGAGATCCCTGGCTTTGATTGAATCAAAGATGGCACAAGCTAAAAACTGGCTCAAAGACCCTCATGGACAGCCAG GAGACCCTGGTGAGGTGGCATTACATGTGATACTGGACGAAGCTGGTAAAGTGGGAGAGCTGTGCGCTGGGAAGGAGAGGAAAGACATACTGGCGACCTCTAAGGCTCTGGGACAAATGACTGACCAGGTCGCAGATCTACGAGCCAG AGGCCAGGGTCCATCCCCAGGGTGTGTGCAGCGTGCAGGCCAGTGCTCTCAGGGCCTAGATTTGTTATTTGGCAAAGTGGACAGTGCTGCGCGCAGATTGGAGGCTCTAATCAATGCCAAGCAGGCCATTGCCAGGAGGCTGGACGCTGCACAG GCATGGCTGGCTGATCCCAATGGTGGTCCTGAAGGGGAGGAGAACATCAGGGCGCTACTAGCAGAGGCCAAACGCATCGCCGATCTATGTGAAGACCCCAAAGAGAGAGATGACATCCTGCGCTCTATAAGTGAGATCGCAGGACTCACCGCCAGGCTCGTGGAGCTCCGTAAACA GGGTAAAGGTGACAGTCCAGAGGCCCGTGCACTGGCGAAGCAGATTGGAGCAGCACTGCTGAACCTGCAGTCCAAAACCAACCGGGCTGTAGCTAACATGAGGCCAGCCAAGCCTGCGGTCACCTTGGAAGGCAAGATGGAGCAGGCCCTCCGCTGGGTTAACAACCCTGGGGTAGATGACAGGGGAGTAG GTCAGGCAGCAATCAGAGGGATGGTTGGGGAAGGGAGGAGGCTGGGAGGAGGCCTATTAGGCCCATATCGACAGGACATGACTGGACGCTGCGACCGAACAGAAGCACTAATGACATCTTTGGCGGAAATGGCCGGCAGGGGTGAGGCTGAGGCTCCTCATGCACGAGCGACCGCTGCACAACTGCAGGACACCCTCAAG GACCTGAGACAGCATATGCAGGAGGTGATGACCCAggaggtgtcagatgttttcaGCGACACCACCACCCCAATCAAGCTGCTAGCTGTGGCTGCAACTGCTCCACCTGATGCCCCCAACAGAGAAGAG GTTTTTGAAGAACGTGCAGGGAATTTTGAGACCCATTCAGGTCGTTTGGGAGCAACCGCAGAGAAGGCAGCTGCCGTTGGAACAGCCAATAAAAGTACAGTAGAGGGCATACATGCTGCTGTAAAACATTCTCGGGAGCTCACACCACAG GTGACTTCTGCTGCTTGCATCTTGCTGAAGAATCCTGGCAACAAAGCAGCTTATGAGCACTTTGACACCATGAAAAACCAGTGGATTGACAATGTGGAGAGACTCACTG GTCTAGTTGATGAAGCCATAGACACCAAATCGCTGCtcgatgcttctgaggaggctATAAAGAAAGACATTGACAAGTGCCGTGTTGCTATGGCAAATGTTCAACCTCAAATGCTTGTTGCCGGGGCAACAAGCATAGCAAGACGAGCTAACCGGGTTCTATTGGTGGCTAAGAGAGAAGTTGAAAACTCTGAGGATCCACGCTTCAGAGACACTGTGAAACATGCCTCAGACATCCTCTCACACACCATCTCACCCATGGTGATGGATGCCAAGGCAGTGGCTGGGAATATACAAGATAAAG CTTTACAGAAAGCTTATTTGGACTCATGTTTGAGGATCCTGGCTGCAGTGGGAAAAGTTAGAGAAGCCTTCCAGCCTCAGGAGCCAGAATTCCCTCCTCCGCCTCCTGACCTCGACCAGCTCCAT GTTAGTGATGAGCAGGCTCCACCCAAGCCCCCCTTGCCAGAGGGCGAAGTGCCCCCACCTCGACCCCCTCCTCCAGAGGAAAAAGATGAGGAGTTCCCGGAGCAGAAGGCGGGCGAGGTGCTCAGTGAGCCTATGATGGTAGCAGCCAGGCAGCTGCATGACGAGGCACGCAAGTGGTCGAGCAAG GGTAACGACATCATAGGAGCAGCCAAGCGGATGGCTCTTCTGATGGCAGAAATGTCGCGGCTGGTGCGTGGAGGAAGCGGGAACAAACGAGCGCTGATTCAGTGTGCTAAGGACATCGCTAAGGCCTCAGACGAGGTGACGAGACTGGCCAAAGAAGTGGCCAAGCAGTGCACCGACAGGCGCATCAGAACTAACCTGCTGCAG GTCTGTGAACGAATCCCTACCATCAGCACTCAGTTGAAGATCCTCTCTACGGTCAAAGCCACCATGCTGGGACGAACGAACATTAGTGAAGAGGAGTCAGAACAG GCCACTGACATGTTGGTTCATAACGCTCAGAATTTGATGCAGTCAGTGAAGGAGACTGTCAGAGAAGCAGAAGCTGCCTCCATCAAGATCCGTACTGATGCAGGATTCACCCTCCGCTGGGTGAGGAAGACCCCCTGGTATCAATAA
- the LOC142392252 gene encoding vinculin-like isoform X1 has protein sequence MPVFHTKTIESILEPVAQQISHLVIMHEEGEVDGKAIPDLTVPVAAVQAAVSNLVRVGKETVQTTEDQLMKRDMPPAFIKVENSCSKLIQAAQMLKADPYSVPARDYLIDGSRGILSGTSDLLLTFDEAEVRKIIRVCKGILEYLTVAEVVETMEDLITYTKNLGPGMTKMSKMIEERQQELTHQEHRQMLVNSMNTIKELLPVLISAIKIFVATKSSRGAGVEEAERNRRFTFEKMSAEINEIMRVLQLTTWDEDAWANKDMEALKRSLALIESKMAQAKNWLKDPHGQPGDPGEVALHVILDEAGKVGELCAGKERKDILATSKALGQMTDQVADLRARGQGPSPGCVQRAGQCSQGLDLLFGKVDSAARRLEALINAKQAIARRLDAAQAWLADPNGGPEGEENIRALLAEAKRIADLCEDPKERDDILRSISEIAGLTARLVELRKQGKGDSPEARALAKQIGAALLNLQSKTNRAVANMRPAKPAVTLEGKMEQALRWVNNPGVDDRGVECERLEWNTGQAAIRGMVGEGRRLGGGLLGPYRQDMTGRCDRTEALMTSLAEMAGRGEAEAPHARATAAQLQDTLKDLRQHMQEVMTQEVSDVFSDTTTPIKLLAVAATAPPDAPNREEVFEERAGNFETHSGRLGATAEKAAAVGTANKSTVEGIHAAVKHSRELTPQVTSAACILLKNPGNKAAYEHFDTMKNQWIDNVERLTGLVDEAIDTKSLLDASEEAIKKDIDKCRVAMANVQPQMLVAGATSIARRANRVLLVAKREVENSEDPRFRDTVKHASDILSHTISPMVMDAKAVAGNIQDKALQKAYLDSCLRILAAVGKVREAFQPQEPEFPPPPPDLDQLHVSDEQAPPKPPLPEGEVPPPRPPPPEEKDEEFPEQKAGEVLSEPMMVAARQLHDEARKWSSKPEDEEAVEEREVDDEDEFTDGEDDYEPELLMMPSNQPVNQPILAAAQSLHQEARKWSSKGNDIIGAAKRMALLMAEMSRLVRGGSGNKRALIQCAKDIAKASDEVTRLAKEVAKQCTDRRIRTNLLQVCERIPTISTQLKILSTVKATMLGRTNISEEESEQATDMLVHNAQNLMQSVKETVREAEAASIKIRTDAGFTLRWVRKTPWYQ, from the exons GTGGGGAAAGAAACAGTTCAAACCACAGAGGACCAGCTGATGAAGAGAGACATGCCTCCTGCTTTTATTAA GGTGGAGAACTCATGCTCAAAGCTCATCCAGGCAGCTCAGATGCTTAAGGCAGATCCGTACTCTGTTCCTGCTCGGGATTACCTGATCGATGGATCCAGAGGGATACTGTCCGGAACGTCCGACCTGCTCCTTACCTTTGATGAAGCAGAG GTGCGTAAGATAATCCGTGTGTGTAAAGGCATCCTGGAGTATCTGACAGTAGCTGAAGTGGTGGAGACCATGGAGGACCTCATCACTTACACCAAAAACCTTGGACCAG GGATGACCAAAATGTCAAAGATGATTGAGGAGAGACAGCAGGAGCTGACGCACCAAGAACATAGACAGATGCTCGTCAACTCCATGAACACTATCAAAGAGCTGCTGCCTGTTCTTATCTCAG CTATAAAGATTTTTGTTGCTACCAAGAGCAGTCGAGGTGCCGGCgttgaggaggcagagaggaacaGAAGGTTTACCTTTGAAAAGATGAGCGCTGAAATCAACGAGATCATGAGAGTCTTACAACTCACCACGTGGGACGAAGACGCCTGGGCCAATAAG GATATGGAGGCTTTGAAGAGATCCCTGGCTTTGATTGAATCAAAGATGGCACAAGCTAAAAACTGGCTCAAAGACCCTCATGGACAGCCAG GAGACCCTGGTGAGGTGGCATTACATGTGATACTGGACGAAGCTGGTAAAGTGGGAGAGCTGTGCGCTGGGAAGGAGAGGAAAGACATACTGGCGACCTCTAAGGCTCTGGGACAAATGACTGACCAGGTCGCAGATCTACGAGCCAG AGGCCAGGGTCCATCCCCAGGGTGTGTGCAGCGTGCAGGCCAGTGCTCTCAGGGCCTAGATTTGTTATTTGGCAAAGTGGACAGTGCTGCGCGCAGATTGGAGGCTCTAATCAATGCCAAGCAGGCCATTGCCAGGAGGCTGGACGCTGCACAG GCATGGCTGGCTGATCCCAATGGTGGTCCTGAAGGGGAGGAGAACATCAGGGCGCTACTAGCAGAGGCCAAACGCATCGCCGATCTATGTGAAGACCCCAAAGAGAGAGATGACATCCTGCGCTCTATAAGTGAGATCGCAGGACTCACCGCCAGGCTCGTGGAGCTCCGTAAACA GGGTAAAGGTGACAGTCCAGAGGCCCGTGCACTGGCGAAGCAGATTGGAGCAGCACTGCTGAACCTGCAGTCCAAAACCAACCGGGCTGTAGCTAACATGAGGCCAGCCAAGCCTGCGGTCACCTTGGAAGGCAAGATGGAGCAGGCCCTCCGCTGGGTTAACAACCCTGGGGTAGATGACAGGGGAGTAG AGTGTGAAAGGCTAGAGTGGAACACAG GTCAGGCAGCAATCAGAGGGATGGTTGGGGAAGGGAGGAGGCTGGGAGGAGGCCTATTAGGCCCATATCGACAGGACATGACTGGACGCTGCGACCGAACAGAAGCACTAATGACATCTTTGGCGGAAATGGCCGGCAGGGGTGAGGCTGAGGCTCCTCATGCACGAGCGACCGCTGCACAACTGCAGGACACCCTCAAG GACCTGAGACAGCATATGCAGGAGGTGATGACCCAggaggtgtcagatgttttcaGCGACACCACCACCCCAATCAAGCTGCTAGCTGTGGCTGCAACTGCTCCACCTGATGCCCCCAACAGAGAAGAG GTTTTTGAAGAACGTGCAGGGAATTTTGAGACCCATTCAGGTCGTTTGGGAGCAACCGCAGAGAAGGCAGCTGCCGTTGGAACAGCCAATAAAAGTACAGTAGAGGGCATACATGCTGCTGTAAAACATTCTCGGGAGCTCACACCACAG GTGACTTCTGCTGCTTGCATCTTGCTGAAGAATCCTGGCAACAAAGCAGCTTATGAGCACTTTGACACCATGAAAAACCAGTGGATTGACAATGTGGAGAGACTCACTG GTCTAGTTGATGAAGCCATAGACACCAAATCGCTGCtcgatgcttctgaggaggctATAAAGAAAGACATTGACAAGTGCCGTGTTGCTATGGCAAATGTTCAACCTCAAATGCTTGTTGCCGGGGCAACAAGCATAGCAAGACGAGCTAACCGGGTTCTATTGGTGGCTAAGAGAGAAGTTGAAAACTCTGAGGATCCACGCTTCAGAGACACTGTGAAACATGCCTCAGACATCCTCTCACACACCATCTCACCCATGGTGATGGATGCCAAGGCAGTGGCTGGGAATATACAAGATAAAG CTTTACAGAAAGCTTATTTGGACTCATGTTTGAGGATCCTGGCTGCAGTGGGAAAAGTTAGAGAAGCCTTCCAGCCTCAGGAGCCAGAATTCCCTCCTCCGCCTCCTGACCTCGACCAGCTCCAT GTTAGTGATGAGCAGGCTCCACCCAAGCCCCCCTTGCCAGAGGGCGAAGTGCCCCCACCTCGACCCCCTCCTCCAGAGGAAAAAGATGAGGAGTTCCCGGAGCAGAAGGCGGGCGAGGTGCTCAGTGAGCCTATGATGGTAGCAGCCAGGCAGCTGCATGACGAGGCACGCAAGTGGTCGAGCAAG CCTGAGGATGAGGAGGCAGTAGAGGAGAGGGAGGTAGATGATGAGGATGAGTTTACTGATGGTGAGGATGACTATGAGCCAGAACTGCTGATGATGCCGTCCAACCAGCCTGTCAATCAACCCATTCTGGCAGCTGCCCAGTCTCTGCACCAGGAGGCGCGCAAGTGGTCCAGCAAG GGTAACGACATCATAGGAGCAGCCAAGCGGATGGCTCTTCTGATGGCAGAAATGTCGCGGCTGGTGCGTGGAGGAAGCGGGAACAAACGAGCGCTGATTCAGTGTGCTAAGGACATCGCTAAGGCCTCAGACGAGGTGACGAGACTGGCCAAAGAAGTGGCCAAGCAGTGCACCGACAGGCGCATCAGAACTAACCTGCTGCAG GTCTGTGAACGAATCCCTACCATCAGCACTCAGTTGAAGATCCTCTCTACGGTCAAAGCCACCATGCTGGGACGAACGAACATTAGTGAAGAGGAGTCAGAACAG GCCACTGACATGTTGGTTCATAACGCTCAGAATTTGATGCAGTCAGTGAAGGAGACTGTCAGAGAAGCAGAAGCTGCCTCCATCAAGATCCGTACTGATGCAGGATTCACCCTCCGCTGGGTGAGGAAGACCCCCTGGTATCAATAA